The proteins below come from a single Ailuropoda melanoleuca isolate Jingjing chromosome 1, ASM200744v2, whole genome shotgun sequence genomic window:
- the TEX47 gene encoding testis-expressed protein 47, whose product MTFPGHVGKTSKRTFPVESPLMPQIPRGNYYHLQEEKQRLQLKKFLLHRMFLVAEITANTEKKDIADYYEQAFQSILKHHQEEAVTGFLLVYPTSILHVLESSNGTLYQILLDYLNHRKSEAEFFIHGMKIIVVSHNIPTRLFMQWHISVIKVPVMYLDDMTQTQSVEEVVTEFLTQTHKLALHLLKTVKVGAKGPGDNLHQLAPELLIPEQIIKYLCKSEEFLDPETFINIYNKPIHVTLDSEVIWPAPTYF is encoded by the coding sequence ATGACTTTCCCAGGCCATGTTGGAAAGACCAGCAAAAGGACTTTTCCAGTGGAATCTCCTCTAATGCCACAAATTCCACGTGGCAATTATTATCATCTTCAGGAAGAGAAGCAAAGACTACAGCTAAAGAAATTCCTTCTTCATAGGATGTTTCTAGTGGCAGAGATAAcagcaaacacagaaaaaaaagatattgctgACTACTATGAACAAGCGTTTCAGTCGATTTTAAAACATCACCAAGAAGAGGCAGTGACAGGGTTTTTGCTGGTATATCCTACTTCCATTCTGCATGTCCTTGAGAGCTCCAATGGTACCCTTTACCAAATTCTGTTAGATTATCTTAACCATCGAAAGAGTGAAGCAGAATTCTTTATCCATGGGATGAAAATTATAGTTGTGTCCCATAACATCCCAACCAGGCTCTTCATGCAATGGCATATTTCAGTAATAAAAGTTCCTGTCATGTACCTTGATGATATGACACAGACACAGTCTGTGGAAGAGGTCGTCACAGAGTTTCTCACTCAGACTCATAAGCTGGCACTGCACCTTTTAAAGACGGTTAAAGTGGGTGCTAAAGGACCGGGGGATAACTTGCACCAACTTGCACCTGAACTGCTCATCCCAGAACAAATAATAAAGTACTTGTGCAAATCTGAAGAATTCCTGGATCCGGAAACTTTCATAAACATATATAACAAACCTATACACGTCACTTTGGATTCCGAGGTGATCTGGCCTGCTCCTACCTATTTCTAG